From a single Halodesulfovibrio marinisediminis DSM 17456 genomic region:
- a CDS encoding DUF2237 family protein → MKQQGITDISPILISSKSAQDLPSDAGGKIRNLQRLIQANYPVPPTLFLPSQVYFYFIRQNSLQHHITSFANIDVDAVRWEEIWDAALALRNLFLRHPFPNEIARPLLNTIYGQFGSAPLAIRSCAQHEDSTFSHAGMHDSILHVSGEIDILKAVQQVWASLWTDRAILYRKEMNLDAKTSGMGVIIQPMFYGQTSGVLFTKDPTDESRFTIEAISGNASEVVDDNNDTERVSLNRETGKLITRKRPESVHHNTISDPLLPELYKLGMEVEQLLAAPQDIEWTVTDNEINILQSRPITTFAHPDDRGWDADDKRPWYVSLTRSHSNLTTLRKRIEREILPEMSAESDAMKKINLVNLTCEELKKELAHRKERLDYWREVYWHELIPFAHTVRQFGVLYNNVITPDDPFEFTILLTGQHLLAIERNTMLKKLAEMVRNNKQLENDLKQGILPDNHEYTTLLDTYMERFGDLSCGTSWCEEGPWGIIRLTLRNTPEPTHPTPEKQPVHLEEIFLQSVPPKQREFARDVLELARVGYRLRDDDNLYLGKIQARYNEAFTIAKDCIPDLQHEQVEARQHTPKGLYWGDEQSASKRNINLNGWAAANGIALGKARVITTPDDLFYFQKGEVLVCDALDPNMTFVVPMASAIVERRGGMLVHGAIIAREYGIPCVTGIPEVTARIHTGDDLVVDGFRGVVTIETGKKKTRQAVQVKNVLGGELETCCARPMTGFFRRGSCETTSYDRGSHVVCAIMTNEFLEFTLSQGNDLISPSKEMGFPGLVAGDRWCLCASRWEEARQAGVAPPVILEATNEAALRNLQREALQQHEAPKNDKA, encoded by the coding sequence ATGAAACAACAAGGCATCACTGACATTAGCCCCATACTGATTTCTTCCAAATCAGCCCAAGATCTTCCCTCCGACGCTGGAGGAAAGATACGAAATTTGCAGCGTCTGATACAGGCTAACTATCCTGTTCCACCTACATTGTTTTTACCATCTCAGGTGTATTTCTATTTCATTAGGCAGAATAGCCTGCAGCATCACATAACGTCGTTTGCCAACATAGACGTCGATGCTGTCCGCTGGGAAGAGATCTGGGATGCAGCACTCGCTTTGCGTAATCTTTTTCTCCGTCATCCCTTCCCTAATGAAATCGCACGCCCACTACTTAACACCATTTACGGCCAATTCGGCTCTGCTCCATTAGCTATTCGATCATGTGCGCAGCATGAGGATTCAACATTCTCTCATGCCGGAATGCATGATTCCATTCTTCATGTGTCAGGTGAAATAGATATCCTCAAAGCGGTACAGCAGGTCTGGGCTTCGTTATGGACAGACAGAGCTATCCTCTACAGAAAAGAGATGAATCTTGACGCCAAAACATCGGGCATGGGCGTAATCATACAGCCAATGTTTTATGGACAGACATCCGGAGTGCTTTTCACAAAAGATCCAACTGATGAATCAAGATTCACTATTGAAGCCATCTCAGGAAACGCCTCCGAGGTCGTAGACGACAACAATGACACAGAGCGGGTCTCTTTAAATCGGGAAACCGGAAAACTCATCACAAGGAAACGACCAGAATCTGTTCACCACAACACAATTTCCGATCCCCTTCTACCTGAGCTGTACAAATTAGGCATGGAGGTAGAACAACTATTAGCAGCCCCGCAGGACATTGAATGGACAGTAACAGATAATGAAATAAATATCTTACAATCCCGCCCAATCACAACATTTGCACACCCTGATGACAGGGGCTGGGATGCTGATGACAAACGACCGTGGTATGTCAGCCTCACCAGAAGTCACTCAAACCTGACAACCTTACGAAAACGAATCGAGCGTGAAATACTTCCTGAAATGTCAGCTGAAAGCGATGCAATGAAAAAAATTAATCTCGTTAATCTGACATGCGAGGAGCTAAAAAAAGAACTGGCTCACCGTAAAGAGCGGCTGGACTACTGGCGGGAGGTATATTGGCATGAACTTATTCCATTTGCACACACAGTCAGGCAATTTGGCGTACTGTACAACAACGTCATAACTCCGGACGATCCGTTTGAATTCACAATACTTCTCACGGGACAACATTTACTGGCCATCGAACGCAATACCATGCTTAAAAAATTAGCTGAAATGGTGCGAAACAACAAACAGCTGGAAAATGATCTCAAGCAAGGCATCTTACCTGACAACCATGAATACACAACACTACTCGACACCTATATGGAACGCTTTGGCGACTTGTCTTGCGGCACATCATGGTGCGAAGAAGGTCCATGGGGAATCATTCGATTAACCTTGCGCAACACTCCGGAGCCAACTCATCCTACGCCCGAAAAGCAGCCTGTTCATCTGGAAGAAATATTTTTGCAATCCGTTCCACCAAAACAGCGGGAATTCGCCCGTGACGTACTGGAGCTTGCTAGAGTCGGATACCGACTGCGTGACGACGACAACCTGTACCTTGGAAAAATTCAAGCACGTTACAATGAGGCTTTTACCATTGCGAAAGATTGTATTCCCGACCTCCAACATGAGCAGGTTGAGGCAAGGCAGCATACTCCCAAAGGATTGTACTGGGGAGATGAGCAGTCAGCCTCGAAACGTAACATCAACCTGAATGGCTGGGCAGCAGCAAATGGCATCGCCCTTGGTAAAGCACGAGTCATAACAACACCAGACGATTTATTCTATTTTCAGAAAGGTGAAGTACTGGTTTGCGATGCCCTTGATCCCAACATGACCTTCGTAGTGCCTATGGCCTCTGCAATTGTGGAGCGCAGAGGCGGAATGCTTGTTCATGGAGCAATAATTGCCCGTGAATACGGAATCCCCTGCGTAACAGGAATACCGGAGGTTACCGCACGAATTCACACTGGCGACGACCTCGTTGTCGATGGTTTCCGCGGAGTAGTGACAATTGAAACAGGTAAGAAAAAGACTAGGCAGGCAGTTCAAGTCAAAAACGTACTTGGTGGAGAACTAGAAACATGCTGCGCACGCCCTATGACAGGATTCTTCCGTAGGGGATCATGCGAAACTACAAGCTATGATCGTGGTAGCCACGTTGTTTGCGCGATTATGACAAACGAATTTTTAGAATTCACCTTATCTCAAGGAAATGATCTTATCAGCCCTTCAAAAGAAATGGGCTTTCCCGGGCTAGTTGCCGGCGATCGATGGTGCTTATGTGCCTCACGCTGGGAAGAAGCACGGCAGGCAGGAGTGGCCCCTCCCGTCATTCTGGAAGCGACAAACGAAGCGGCGTTACGCAATCTCCAGCGTGAAGCGCTGCAACAGCACGAAGCTCCCAAGAACGATAAAGCATAG
- a CDS encoding cation-translocating P-type ATPase — protein MSWYRNTIDEIFSEFSTGPDGLTIEQAEELRKKYGDNTVGKEDKVNYLELALHQLKSPLIFILLIAGAVTFALGEYGDTIVILSVIVLNGLIGFVQEAKAEQSVRSLQRMVTPKTIVVRDGKEKEVESISIVPGDIISLISGSMVPADIRLFSTTELRVDESMLTGESLPAVKNIAPILEEDLSPGDQVNMAFMGTIVVNGRARGVVVSTGEKTMLGTIARDIRSASKVVAPIQEKIERLAKLIGLLVLAAATGLFILGLFLGESVKAMFLAAVAAAVATVPEGLPIVVTIALAVGVNRMVKNNAVIRKLPAVETLGSTTTICSDKTGTLTVNRMTVTRLFDGEKDIAVSGIGYEPEGEFVDERNVPVVPDNSMRELLRVGLLCNESRLIHKKKYWEVEGDPTEGALIVSAMKAGMTVETERHSWPSIAILPFESERGYMATLHEHEGEKYLFVKGGHDRLMELCTGCLYQEGMNRQVIQEKAKEYAAEGMRVLAFAIRKMPKDAITVTDDDVTKDLMFIGLQGMIDPPRPEAIEAVANCHNAGIRVIMITGDHADTATAIARILGLDPPETGAISGVQLAHMTDEELEKVVHETTVFARIAPDDKFRIVNALKKQQEIVAVTGDGVNDAPALKTAHIGIAMGKGGTDVAREASDMVLVDDNFSSIFHAVREGRIVFDNLRKAIFFLLPTGLAAIWSILLTMLTGIPIPYVPAQLLWINLVTNGLQDVAFAFEPGEKGIEDRPPRPTNEGIINKLLIQRTVIVSLCIATGVFFVFKGALVSGLSIEKSRTMAMTTMVLFQFFQAFNARSEYSSIFAINPFSNRFLFVSMILALSAQVWVVSSGSLEWIFRTRPLSGSEWMTCFAVAASVILVVELDKFARRRWSKVYVKQ, from the coding sequence ATGAGTTGGTATAGGAACACAATTGATGAAATATTCTCGGAATTTTCTACCGGACCTGATGGCCTGACAATTGAACAGGCAGAAGAACTTCGTAAAAAATATGGTGATAATACAGTTGGTAAAGAAGACAAGGTTAACTATTTAGAGCTGGCACTGCACCAACTGAAAAGTCCTCTTATTTTTATACTTCTTATTGCCGGAGCCGTTACATTCGCCTTAGGTGAATACGGTGACACAATAGTAATTCTTTCCGTAATCGTTCTTAACGGTCTGATAGGCTTCGTGCAGGAAGCCAAAGCTGAGCAGAGCGTCCGTTCTCTTCAACGTATGGTTACTCCTAAGACAATTGTTGTTCGTGATGGCAAAGAAAAAGAAGTGGAGAGCATCAGTATTGTTCCGGGTGACATAATATCTCTTATTTCCGGTTCAATGGTTCCTGCCGATATCCGTCTTTTTAGTACAACCGAACTGCGGGTGGATGAATCCATGCTTACGGGTGAATCTCTGCCTGCCGTAAAAAATATTGCGCCGATACTTGAGGAAGATCTTTCTCCCGGGGATCAGGTAAACATGGCATTTATGGGTACGATTGTGGTTAATGGTCGTGCCAGAGGTGTTGTTGTTTCCACCGGTGAAAAAACAATGTTGGGCACTATTGCGCGGGATATTCGTTCTGCAAGTAAGGTTGTTGCTCCTATTCAGGAAAAAATAGAGCGTCTCGCAAAACTCATTGGTTTACTTGTATTGGCTGCAGCCACCGGTCTATTTATTCTCGGGCTGTTTTTGGGTGAATCCGTTAAAGCTATGTTCCTTGCAGCTGTTGCGGCGGCAGTAGCCACCGTGCCGGAAGGCTTGCCAATTGTTGTTACTATCGCTCTTGCTGTGGGCGTTAATCGGATGGTTAAAAACAATGCTGTCATACGCAAACTTCCTGCTGTTGAAACACTGGGCAGTACAACTACCATTTGCTCGGATAAAACCGGCACGCTTACGGTTAACCGTATGACGGTAACACGTTTATTTGATGGTGAGAAAGATATTGCCGTCAGTGGTATTGGTTACGAGCCGGAAGGTGAATTTGTTGATGAAAGAAATGTGCCTGTGGTTCCTGATAACAGTATGAGAGAATTGCTCAGAGTAGGTCTGCTTTGCAACGAGTCGCGGCTGATTCACAAAAAAAAATATTGGGAAGTGGAAGGTGACCCTACAGAGGGTGCTCTTATTGTCTCCGCTATGAAGGCGGGGATGACTGTTGAAACAGAACGTCATAGTTGGCCAAGTATCGCTATTTTGCCGTTCGAGTCTGAACGTGGATACATGGCAACTTTGCATGAACACGAAGGCGAGAAATATTTATTTGTGAAAGGCGGCCATGACAGGCTGATGGAATTGTGTACTGGGTGCTTGTATCAGGAAGGCATGAATCGTCAGGTTATTCAGGAAAAAGCCAAGGAGTACGCAGCAGAGGGCATGCGTGTTCTTGCCTTTGCTATTCGAAAGATGCCGAAGGATGCGATTACAGTTACCGATGATGATGTAACAAAAGACCTCATGTTTATCGGTCTGCAGGGTATGATTGACCCGCCTCGTCCTGAAGCCATTGAAGCCGTGGCTAACTGTCACAACGCAGGTATTCGCGTTATCATGATAACGGGTGACCATGCCGATACAGCGACTGCAATTGCCCGTATCTTAGGACTTGATCCACCTGAAACAGGTGCCATAAGTGGGGTGCAGCTTGCTCACATGACTGATGAAGAGCTTGAAAAAGTTGTTCATGAAACAACCGTGTTTGCGCGAATTGCGCCAGACGATAAGTTCCGTATCGTTAATGCATTGAAAAAACAGCAGGAAATTGTTGCGGTAACAGGAGATGGCGTAAACGATGCTCCGGCACTGAAAACTGCCCATATCGGTATTGCCATGGGTAAGGGTGGCACTGACGTTGCTCGGGAAGCCTCGGATATGGTGCTCGTGGATGATAACTTCTCCAGTATATTCCATGCAGTACGAGAGGGGCGTATCGTTTTTGATAACTTGCGTAAAGCTATATTCTTCCTTCTTCCAACGGGGCTTGCAGCAATCTGGTCCATTTTGCTGACCATGCTTACCGGCATTCCCATCCCGTATGTACCGGCTCAACTCTTATGGATTAACCTTGTCACAAACGGTCTTCAGGACGTGGCCTTTGCCTTTGAGCCGGGGGAAAAAGGAATTGAAGATCGTCCTCCTCGTCCTACAAATGAAGGCATAATCAATAAGCTGCTTATACAGCGGACAGTTATAGTCAGCCTATGTATCGCGACAGGTGTGTTTTTTGTTTTCAAAGGTGCTCTGGTCAGTGGACTTTCGATTGAAAAATCTCGAACCATGGCTATGACGACGATGGTTCTATTCCAGTTCTTCCAAGCGTTCAACGCTCGTTCGGAATATAGTTCTATTTTTGCCATTAACCCGTTTTCCAACAGGTTCCTCTTTGTGAGTATGATTCTGGCTCTTTCTGCTCAGGTCTGGGTTGTTTCTTCAGGGTCGTTGGAGTGGATTTTCCGTACCAGACCACTGAGTGGTTCGGAATGGATGACCTGCTTTGCAGTGGCAGCATCTGTCATTTTGGTTGTGGAGCTTGATAAGTTCGCACGACGACGATGGAGTAAGGTTTATGTAAAACAGTAA
- the queC gene encoding 7-cyano-7-deazaguanine synthase QueC: MNNSALVVFSGGQDSTTCLAWALERFDSVATIGFSYGQRHDVEMDCRKNVLSEVCGLNDTWKQRLKHDEVLEINLFNEIGGTALTEEVEIQMGENGLPTTFVPGRNLVFLTAAAAYAYRQGIRHIVIGVCETDFSGYPDCRDDTVKAMQVALNLGMESRFVIHTPLMWIDKAATWTMADDLGGKPFVDLVREHTHTCYLGDRTELHAWGYGCGTCPACELRAKGWEQFEEGKQ, from the coding sequence ATGAACAACTCCGCATTGGTGGTTTTTTCAGGCGGCCAGGATTCTACCACATGTCTTGCCTGGGCTCTTGAACGATTCGACAGCGTAGCAACCATCGGCTTTTCTTACGGACAACGGCATGATGTAGAAATGGATTGCCGTAAAAATGTGTTGTCCGAGGTGTGTGGCCTCAATGACACATGGAAACAGCGCTTAAAGCATGATGAAGTGCTAGAAATTAACCTGTTTAACGAAATTGGTGGCACAGCGCTTACTGAAGAAGTCGAAATTCAGATGGGCGAAAATGGACTGCCAACCACCTTTGTTCCCGGTCGAAATCTTGTCTTTCTTACAGCAGCAGCCGCCTATGCTTACCGACAAGGAATCCGCCATATTGTCATAGGTGTTTGCGAAACAGATTTCTCTGGTTACCCAGATTGCCGAGACGACACCGTTAAGGCCATGCAGGTTGCTTTGAATCTGGGTATGGAATCCCGTTTTGTCATTCACACCCCGCTTATGTGGATAGATAAAGCAGCTACTTGGACAATGGCGGACGATCTTGGCGGAAAGCCGTTTGTTGATCTTGTGCGCGAACATACTCATACCTGTTATTTAGGCGACAGAACTGAATTGCATGCTTGGGGATACGGATGCGGAACCTGTCCGGCGTGTGAATTACGCGCAAAAGGATGGGAACAGTTTGAGGAAGGAAAACAATAA
- the queE gene encoding 7-carboxy-7-deazaguanine synthase: MSFRVTEIFYTLQGEGFHAGRAAVFCRFSGCNLWTGREEDREQATCKFCDTNFVQPAESGGTFASASELVSSIMNTFPDIQHAKYTPYVVFTGGEPALQVTPELISLLKEQQVEIGIETNGTLPLPEGLDWITVSPKAGTQLAVTSGHELKLVWPQENVILSDFQALDFEHFYIQPKDGQKRSTSTQLAVKICRENPVWKLSLQTHKYIGIP; the protein is encoded by the coding sequence ATGTCTTTTAGAGTCACCGAAATTTTTTACACCCTGCAGGGGGAAGGCTTCCATGCAGGAAGGGCTGCTGTATTCTGCCGCTTTTCAGGATGCAATCTTTGGACAGGCCGAGAAGAAGATAGAGAACAAGCTACATGTAAATTCTGCGACACAAACTTCGTACAGCCTGCAGAATCTGGTGGAACATTTGCCAGCGCTTCTGAGCTTGTCTCAAGCATTATGAATACCTTTCCAGATATTCAGCACGCCAAGTATACACCGTATGTTGTCTTTACAGGTGGAGAGCCTGCGCTACAGGTTACCCCTGAGCTGATTAGCTTGTTGAAAGAACAACAGGTTGAGATCGGCATAGAAACGAATGGCACTCTGCCCCTACCTGAAGGGCTAGACTGGATAACCGTAAGCCCTAAAGCTGGCACTCAGCTGGCTGTGACCTCTGGTCACGAATTAAAACTGGTATGGCCGCAGGAGAATGTTATCCTTTCTGACTTTCAGGCTCTTGATTTCGAGCATTTTTATATCCAGCCCAAAGATGGGCAGAAGCGCTCAACCTCAACACAGCTAGCCGTAAAAATATGCCGCGAAAATCCAGTCTGGAAACTAAGTTTGCAGACACATAAATATATTGGAATTCCATAG
- the queD gene encoding 6-carboxytetrahydropterin synthase QueD — MEIYVSLSFDAAHRLPNVPEGHKCGNLHGHTFVAEIYVSGAVDEASGWVIDFGDIKTVAKPVIEQLDHHYLNDIAGLDNPTSENIAVWMWNKLKPTLPGLSKIVIKESPTSASIYTGA; from the coding sequence ATGGAAATTTACGTTTCATTAAGCTTCGACGCAGCGCATCGCTTGCCTAATGTCCCTGAAGGACACAAATGTGGCAATTTGCATGGGCATACGTTTGTTGCAGAAATATACGTTTCAGGGGCTGTAGACGAAGCCTCTGGATGGGTAATTGACTTCGGCGACATTAAGACTGTTGCCAAGCCGGTAATTGAGCAGCTTGACCATCATTACCTGAATGACATTGCAGGACTGGATAATCCAACTAGCGAAAATATTGCTGTGTGGATGTGGAATAAATTAAAACCAACCCTTCCTGGCCTTTCTAAAATAGTCATAAAAGAAAGCCCTACCTCTGCCTCCATTTACACTGGTGCATAG
- a CDS encoding universal stress protein, with product MERHLLVAVGTHPSAASGLQFVSDFITSKDNIRLSLLTIYSAYNEGGPVSPTAHIAKKKGLAVLEEVRKALEEKGFEHKKIALRCTEMQGTRAHTLIHEINQGQFDAVVLGHRERILSLEDFLDTSVCTELLKASNKDHIPPFWLCRHLPENKKGVLLCTDGSDPSLRIADHVGNMMLEIPGHDVKVLHIADPTKEDLPDARSVVQKTVDKLTATGLDQSRISSKILERVGAAGVILEEAAQGNFAIVAMGTAGAGQKIFSKLFTGSVARKVFNELTNTVLWASF from the coding sequence ATGGAACGACATCTACTAGTAGCGGTTGGAACTCATCCAAGCGCCGCCTCAGGACTCCAGTTTGTAAGCGACTTCATTACCTCAAAAGACAATATCAGACTATCGCTGCTAACGATTTATTCGGCGTATAACGAGGGTGGTCCAGTTTCCCCTACAGCCCACATCGCAAAAAAGAAAGGGCTAGCTGTACTGGAAGAGGTCCGAAAAGCACTTGAAGAAAAAGGCTTTGAGCACAAGAAAATTGCGCTTCGATGCACCGAAATGCAAGGAACGCGAGCACATACGCTCATACATGAAATCAATCAGGGACAATTTGACGCAGTTGTTCTCGGCCACAGAGAACGTATTCTCTCCTTAGAAGACTTCTTAGATACCAGCGTGTGCACCGAACTACTAAAAGCTTCAAATAAAGATCATATTCCTCCCTTCTGGTTATGCCGACATTTGCCAGAGAATAAAAAGGGAGTGCTGCTCTGTACGGATGGTTCCGATCCGTCCCTGAGGATCGCAGATCATGTGGGGAACATGATGCTTGAAATTCCGGGACACGATGTCAAAGTTCTCCATATTGCCGATCCTACAAAAGAAGACCTTCCTGATGCCAGGTCAGTTGTCCAAAAGACAGTGGATAAATTAACTGCCACAGGGCTAGATCAAAGCCGCATTTCTTCCAAAATATTAGAAAGAGTTGGAGCTGCAGGTGTAATTTTAGAAGAAGCCGCACAAGGAAACTTCGCGATTGTAGCTATGGGAACTGCAGGAGCAGGCCAAAAAATCTTCTCCAAACTGTTTACGGGTTCTGTGGCACGTAAGGTATTTAATGAGCTTACTAACACCGTATTATGGGCGAGTTTTTAA
- a CDS encoding CesT family type III secretion system chaperone has translation MVGDTMNKKFNGLMQEVLANLDMSGMESTESGAYIITVDDKVAINIGCPNDDVVFFFCSIAELGEDNALQKMNELLRFNAMTTEWAPVMHLSSDNKIILWGKERLDTLGQIEFLTLFESFIDFALEAYQWANADSGSLDSASPEHDESESPLWMSHQVIRA, from the coding sequence ATGGTTGGTGATACAATGAATAAAAAGTTTAATGGGTTGATGCAGGAAGTGTTGGCCAACTTAGACATGTCTGGGATGGAGAGCACAGAGTCCGGTGCCTACATAATTACTGTTGATGATAAGGTTGCTATCAACATTGGATGCCCAAATGATGATGTTGTTTTTTTCTTTTGCTCTATTGCTGAGCTAGGAGAGGATAATGCGCTACAGAAAATGAATGAGTTACTTCGTTTTAATGCGATGACAACAGAATGGGCTCCGGTAATGCATCTTTCATCTGACAATAAGATTATCCTGTGGGGTAAAGAAAGGTTGGATACCTTGGGTCAGATTGAGTTTCTGACTCTGTTTGAAAGCTTTATTGATTTTGCACTCGAAGCATATCAATGGGCTAATGCAGACTCAGGCTCCTTAGATTCAGCGAGTCCGGAACATGATGAGTCAGAGTCGCCTCTTTGGATGTCTCATCAGGTTATTCGGGCTTAA
- a CDS encoding protein-tyrosine phosphatase family protein produces MPVTNNGMSAFQAQVQSQVAQGRGDEVGRFSLGSKQEVKGKSDAQGGAVEKIFRRNNLSSKTEATQKAFADKVVSFLKDKFIPESALRSGHLVASTEGRLMAITDNKLTHNEALELLSAASDRPTLVKAPPVPPHGSRGNTVNPMQGRDLPAPPVPPHGTKNNTANPMQGRELPPPPVPPHGAPARPPKSDAVKMQGRELPAPPVPPHGAPARPPKSDAVKRMQAHAPELPPKSSAVRQMQHSVGMQSTSRFASTDATVTMLNGPALLNNEFRTAMTPMIVDRLGEQGNQIMAPGARSRFYDTSSAMTAECRYKDIKPPVETLVQTSKLINANHITLNGKEYGIATQAPMQETRRRDGSLITKDTQNEFWSMVDEKNVTTILDLTRDSDVQQRKIPQYRPDEPKNFSQVSVSPQSKFATQDGVHVDDFLVEGRNGDTQLRAIHYKGWPDHGAVTPKELHKIVGLVKDAQKGVDGTLAVHCTAGVGRTGTVYSALALNDMFASGELTPENANDKVLDVIADGRQSRGAAFVQTQEQAKLLLDYAHMLLGA; encoded by the coding sequence ATGCCTGTAACAAATAACGGGATGAGTGCTTTTCAGGCGCAGGTGCAATCGCAAGTGGCGCAGGGGCGAGGTGATGAGGTTGGACGTTTTAGTCTTGGTAGTAAGCAGGAAGTAAAGGGAAAGAGCGACGCCCAAGGCGGTGCTGTAGAAAAAATTTTTCGACGGAACAATTTAAGTTCTAAAACTGAAGCAACTCAAAAAGCTTTTGCCGACAAGGTGGTCAGTTTTTTGAAAGATAAATTTATTCCAGAGTCTGCTCTTCGGTCAGGCCACCTTGTAGCATCAACTGAGGGGAGGTTGATGGCTATAACGGACAATAAGCTTACTCATAATGAAGCGCTTGAGCTGCTGTCCGCAGCTTCAGATCGCCCAACTCTTGTAAAGGCGCCCCCTGTCCCTCCACATGGTTCTAGGGGGAATACTGTGAATCCAATGCAAGGACGTGATTTGCCAGCTCCGCCAGTGCCACCACACGGTACTAAGAATAATACTGCAAACCCAATGCAGGGGCGTGAGTTACCGCCACCACCAGTACCGCCACATGGCGCACCTGCACGGCCTCCAAAGAGTGATGCTGTGAAGATGCAGGGGCGTGAACTTCCAGCTCCGCCAGTGCCGCCACATGGTGCGCCTGCTAGACCTCCAAAGAGCGATGCAGTGAAGCGCATGCAGGCACATGCTCCTGAATTACCTCCGAAATCTTCTGCAGTGCGGCAGATGCAACATTCTGTGGGGATGCAATCTACCTCACGTTTTGCAAGCACTGATGCAACCGTTACCATGCTTAACGGGCCGGCTTTACTAAATAATGAATTTCGCACTGCTATGACGCCGATGATTGTTGATCGATTAGGTGAACAAGGTAATCAGATCATGGCACCTGGAGCTAGGTCGAGATTTTATGATACGAGTTCAGCAATGACGGCCGAGTGTCGTTATAAAGATATCAAGCCACCGGTTGAAACCCTTGTGCAGACGTCTAAGTTGATTAATGCCAACCATATTACACTTAATGGGAAAGAATACGGTATTGCGACTCAGGCTCCAATGCAGGAAACGAGGAGGAGGGACGGGAGTCTGATAACGAAGGATACGCAAAATGAGTTTTGGTCAATGGTCGATGAGAAAAATGTAACAACGATTCTTGATTTGACTCGTGATAGCGATGTTCAACAGCGCAAGATTCCACAATACCGTCCTGATGAGCCTAAAAACTTTTCACAAGTTTCAGTTAGTCCGCAAAGTAAATTTGCTACACAAGATGGCGTACATGTAGATGATTTTCTTGTGGAAGGTCGTAATGGCGATACACAATTGAGGGCAATCCATTATAAAGGCTGGCCTGATCATGGCGCTGTTACACCAAAAGAGCTTCATAAAATTGTTGGGTTGGTAAAGGATGCTCAGAAGGGGGTTGATGGCACCTTAGCTGTTCATTGTACTGCAGGTGTAGGGCGAACTGGTACTGTTTATAGTGCGCTTGCATTAAATGATATGTTTGCTTCTGGGGAATTAACACCAGAAAATGCAAATGATAAAGTGCTTGATGTAATCGCAGATGGTCGCCAGTCTCGTGGTGCTGCTTTTGTTCAGACACAAGAACAGGCGAAGCTTTTATTAGATTACGCGCACATGTTACTGGGGGCATAG
- a CDS encoding CesT family type III secretion system chaperone encodes MIIEHTQDVLNYLGEIIKTDLVLDETMQAGVVIEDMHIVFSLLEEEELLITSAYIAPVPCEDATFLLQLLQGNYMWALTAGGTLSVDDQTGYLSLQQMFTVPFESVADIEEYFSDFLGAADYWKKQLAAVDEEQGVSDVTADVGFLQQAAIRI; translated from the coding sequence ATGATTATTGAACACACTCAAGATGTATTGAATTACCTTGGTGAAATTATCAAGACGGATCTTGTTTTGGATGAGACCATGCAGGCAGGTGTTGTTATTGAAGATATGCATATAGTATTTTCTCTCCTTGAAGAAGAGGAGCTACTTATAACATCAGCATACATCGCCCCTGTTCCTTGTGAAGATGCAACTTTTTTATTGCAGTTATTGCAGGGGAACTACATGTGGGCTTTAACAGCTGGCGGCACACTTTCTGTTGATGACCAGACAGGTTACCTGAGCCTCCAACAGATGTTTACGGTACCATTTGAGAGTGTGGCAGATATTGAAGAGTATTTTTCCGATTTTCTTGGTGCGGCAGACTATTGGAAAAAGCAACTTGCTGCAGTTGATGAAGAACAAGGAGTCTCTGACGTTACTGCTGATGTAGGATTTTTACAACAGGCTGCCATTCGTATTTAA